One Bombus vancouverensis nearcticus chromosome 7, iyBomVanc1_principal, whole genome shotgun sequence DNA window includes the following coding sequences:
- the LOC117161654 gene encoding uncharacterized protein LOC117161654 — protein sequence MPPDSDMVCYADDTLVLAGGRWWYETLRHGEFGAACVIWGIRRLGLKVSPAKSEAIWFYDYRRRGTLSPDLCLNISGEEIEVGPQMKYLSLTIYSQWTFGPHFKLLVPKVTTIAKRSMWVAAEYRWGRVGVRRLYEAVVRSRVLYGAPV from the coding sequence ATGCCCCCAGACTCAGACATGGTGTGTTACGCGGACGACACGTTGGTCTTGGCCGGAGGACGCTGGTGGTACGAGACGCTGCGCCACGGAGAGTTTGGCGCCGCTTGCGTGATATGGGGTATACGAAGGCTGGGCCTGAAGGTGTCCCCAGCCAAATCGGAGGCTATATGGTTTTATGACTACCGACGTAGGGGGACTCTTTCGCCCGACCTGTGTTTGAACATAAGCGGAGAAGAAATTGAGGTAGGACCTCAGATGAAATACTTGAGCCTCACCATCTACAGTCAATGGACGTTCGGGCCGCACTTCAAGCTCCTGGTTCCCAAAGTGACGACGATAGCCAAACGTTCTATGTGGGTTGCTGCCGAATATCGATGGGGCAGAGTCGGAGTGCGCCGACTGTATGAGGCAGTCGTCCGTTCTCGGGTCCTGTACGGGGCTCCGGTGTAG
- the LOC117161653 gene encoding uncharacterized protein LOC117161653, with translation MTAIRTVRGYRTISYASATVLVASPPFELQALALQRMYHQLQGLGSGGDTPSVGQSVRYFRGRKGSRLGNGGVGAVLPNWEVWRDHGGLPLTYRMTQVLTGHGAFEEFLLRIRRQVTSTCHHCEEEEDTAQHTLQFWPAWEEPRRVLRLAIGESLAPEAIVEAMLREQQNYMAVRSYCE, from the coding sequence ATGACCGCCATCAGGACCGTAAGGGGATACCGGACGATATCATATGCATCGGCGACTGTACTGGTGGCGTCTCCTCCGTTCGAGCTCCAGGCCCTAGCGCTCCAACGGATGTACCATCAACTGCAGGGCCTGGGCTCGGGCGGGGATACGCCCTCTGTCGGTCAGTCGGTCCGCTACTTCCGGGGGAGGAAAGGCTCGAGACTTGGGAACGGTGGCGTTGGAGCGGTCCTACCGAACTGGGAGGTCTGGAGAGATCATGGCGGACTCCCGCTAACGTacaggatgacgcaggtgctcaccgggcACGGAGCTTTCGAGGAGTTCTTGCTAAGGATTCGGCGGCAGGTGACTAGTACGTGCCATCACTGCGAAGAAGAGGAAGACACGGCACAGCACACGCTGCAGTTCTGGCCGGCGTGGGAGGAACCGCGCCGTGTCCTACGACTCGCCATCGGCGAGAGTTTGGCCCCCGAGGCGATCGTAGAAGCCATGCTGAGGGAGCAACAGAACTACATGGCCGTCCGCTCCTACTGCGAGTAA
- the LOC117161652 gene encoding peritrophin-1-like, which yields MRDLLLLAIAVLAVTGNAFAEVYKIPRGPPESSSKTRESNVHLKQIDLLPHATEERGVDCPLEGYTFVPHESSCTKYYFCENGNKHMGECPEGMIYDYIRKVCDSPHVAICINQKYNDFYNNDNNCYFPSDCPSVGHIRYSHERDCSLYYECSNGRKCLLKCFDGHVFNPVIDTCDIPKNVPNCRN from the exons ATGAGAG ATTTATTATTACTAGCCATTGCCGTTTTGGCAGTGACAGGCAACGCTTTTGCCGAAGTATACAAAATTCCGAGAGGTCCACCAGAATCTTCGAGCAAAACGAGAGAGTCTAATGTCCACCTCAAACAAATCGACTTACTACCTCATGCAACAGAGGAAAGAGGTGTAGATTGTCCACTAGAGGGATATACATTCGTACCACACGAATCTTCTTGCACCAAGTATTACTTTTGCGAAAACGGAAATAAGCATATGGGTGAATGTCCTGAAGGCATGATATATGATTATATTAGAAAAGTTTGCGATTCGCCGCATGTCGCCATATGTATAAACCAAAAGTATAACGACTTTTACAACAATGATAATAATTGTTATTTTCCATCTGATTGTCCATCCGTTGGCCATATTCGTTATTCTCATGAAAGAGATTGTAGTTTATATTACGAATGCTCCAACGGTCGCAAATGTCTTCTGAAGTGTTTCGATGGGCACGTCTTCAATCCAGTAATCGACACGTGCGATATACCCAAGAACGTACCCAACTGCCGCAATTAG